The DNA window ttatttatttatttatttatttatttattttaaaggatgGAATCAAACCGATGTGGGAGGATGACAGAAATAAACTTGGGGGAAGATGGTTAATGACACTCAACAAACAGCAGAGGCATAATGACTTGGATCGGTACTGGATGGAAACGGTacgcttttttctttttaaaatataatagttttaaataacttacccATTCAATTTAAACTTTCCCTGGTGAGGGAAAAATACTTGTTGTAAAGTCACAATCACTCATTGATGGTTATTTCTCAAcaacttattttaatttgttgttttttcttttctttttattagctgTTATGTTTAATTGGAGAGTCCTTCGGTGAAGCCAGTGAAGATGTGTGCGGCGCAGTTGTCAATGTTAGACCAAAAGGTGACAAACTAGCCATCTGGACAGGAAACTGCGAAAATAAAGAAGCAATCATGACTATAGGGTAAGTTAtattaaagtttaaacaaactACCTACAGTAGTCAAATGAGGCAAGTAGCTTGCAGTGACAGAATATCTGAATCGTAGTaccattttgaatttatttaacagTAATTTCTGTGTCCTCATATTGGCAACACCCTGTCACATAATCTAATGAAGTAAAAAAGGGTAGTGAAAAATAGGCCCAATTGAGTTTACATCCCCAAACTCCTAGAAAAATGAATGTCAAATAGTTTGTATTTACTGGAAGTTTAAATAATTCCTGTTTACACCACCAGATAGCAACATTACTTACAGGCCTGAAATACAAACTTCATTAACTCAGCTGGTGTGAAGTCAACAccacattcaaattaaaaacagtgcAAATTAATTGTGGGACCTTCCAATAGGCCTTGATGAAACACTGTCTTCCTTAATGTCTGTACAGTTTGCGTGCTGGACAAATTTAAACCATGATTCTGTTGCAGCTTCTTTGATTAGCATTATTCTGTAACTGCAATACACAATTGCTTGTACCTCACTCAGTTTGCTTTTTCTTTATCCTTTCTTTCAGGCAACAATACAAAGAACGTTTGAGTATTCCTTCAAAAGCCCTTATTGGATACCAGTCACATGATGACACATCTAGCAAAAGTGGCTCCACAACAAAGAACATATTTACAGTTTGAAGAAAGTTGGTTATTTGTTGTAGGTTTATAAAATTATTCATCTGCACAATAACAGTGATTTATGAATTGTCAACTACAgtagtgtccttttttttttaacatgtttgtatATGTACAATATTCCTTTGccttcacaataaaaatgaacagcaGTATTTTTCAATACTAAACAGTCAGACGACAGTCTAATGGGCAGATGTATTGATCTGTTATAGTAACAAAGATTTCAGTTTTCTGTAGAGCTTTTAATGGGTATTACAATAAGAAGTAAATATAATGTGCTGCCACAGATTTTAGTAAAGTGTATGAGTAATAAATAGATAAACTACAGAGGTTGTAGTTAACATTTTTGAATAAAACAACCTTTCTCGATAAGCACTCTCGCTTTATTGAACGCATAAGACTGCTGCTAAATATACAGATGTCTAGCAAATATCCAGAAAAGTAAATGTAATTCCTCTGTACTCAGACACAAATTCTCTTCACAAATAATCCTTCATTATCATTTGAATgtcacatgtattttaatttatgttaATATGAAAAGTAATCTGAGCTAAACCTGCCAGAAAATATTTGACATTTCAGAAAGCAGCCACTGTCTTTCTCTGTTGGATTAAAACTTGGTTCAGTAATTTTCAGCTAAAATactatttcatttgaaatgtagTTTTGCTTGTAGTACTATATaacgtttactttttttttcttacaaaatatttttggtttagGCTTTGCTGTGAATTTTCTTAGAGAACTATAAAGCTTTCAAGTCCCCGTTTTTTTGATTTGTGAAAGATTTTGCAAACGTGAACTtttgagcattaaaaaaaacaaaacgttttatAACGTGTAAGATACAGCCATGCTTTCTCTATTGCCTTCTCTTATGCTGTCACTGTGCTACACACTACTTGTAGGTTATTGCAAAAGTAAATTCTATTAATTATATTGCTCTTATTGTATCATGATTTTGATTCTGTTTTTTGCAGGATGTATATTACATTCTTAAAGTAAAAGGTAATCTATTTGCAAATACATTCCAATTGGTctgttaatttatgtatttttctgtatACAGTGAATAAccaattttattgtaaaatatgaaCTAGTTCTTAATAAGACTAGACCAGTAGTTAATTTACCCAGGTCCAGAATTACAAATAGCTACACTCCTTAATTGAAAttcaaaaaatgtaacaatggaTAAGATGACTAAAGCAAAACTTTTTGGGATTTTTCAATCATGCGCCAAACTAAATTCagatttaaaatggatttaatgaaaTCGCTGTAGTTTTAATCTTATTTTACTGAAATTCTTTGGGGTAGACTTTTACTACAATTCTggtgcttaaaaacaaaacatgctaaTGAGGATGTTACCTAGTCTTGTGTGGATTAAATGCTATGAATCAACACATCTGCATCAATTTGGTCTTCCATTGTGTACAGACGTCAAACCCTACTGCAGATCACACAAACTGCTCAAGATGACACCTCtcctagaataaaataaaaaaaaaaaaaaaacagggttcacacagtataataatttatatagtcAAATTATAGATTAGGAAATTTGCAATGCAGTATAAAGAAAGCTGTATGAGACAGATAACTTGGAAATGCTTGTGAAACTATTTTAGATTTACACATTGATCAGAATGGgttcttgttatttattatttccccAAGTCAAGCAGTTTCAATAAATTGAACAGCAGTAATAGCCAACacagtataattattattgtagTGATTTGTTTGAAGAACTGTTCTATTCATTTTCAAGTGATTGGGTTTTATACAAGGTGCTAGGGattacaggcttttttttttttttctttagtttttttttttttttttttttttttttttttagatggctGCCAATGCAGACATATTTCTGTtggtattatatttaataattttaataagcaCTAGTTGGCTTCAGTTACAAACATTTCCATGTTTATTCTTAAACTGTAAACGTTTTAGAAGCTAGACAATTGTACTTGTTTTATCAGTGTTTTGTCATTTGACTGAGGAGAGTTGAGACCACTGCACTCCCACGCAGGCTTCCAGAAGTGGAAGACTAGTGCATATCCCCATTGCACCACCAAGCCAGATTAATATACAGCAGGCCATAAATAAAGACAGTGCCATTGGAATGgtaattttaaaatctgtatattgttttctttaacactattagacaaacaaaaataacaaaggaaataAACTAAATGTGTAACAACTGGCCATATATTGTAACCAAAAGGTAATTTAGTTCATACAGGTTGCTCAGTAAATTTGAAATAGAATCACTATTACTGTAAGCTTAAGCAGTGTAGTGGAGTTGTAACATTATCAGTAAAGGAAAGCGAGTCTGCAGTTGAAACTTGGTCAGTGAACCTTCCTTTATTCAGAAAACTTAGAACAAGAGTCAATGGGCTGTATTAGGCTGAtaatgagttttatttttatttggaaaaaaGTAGGTCTAAAATTAGGTCAAATATCTGGACCATCTCCTGTGATTTGCATCTTTGTGGTTTACATTAAACTTTTCAGCAAGGTTACACATAAACAACTTTGTTGTGCAACTATTGCAAAATTGCTTACATGCCAGAGCAAGACAGTAGATGTGatgtgaagtaacttacaaaaaatagatggtgagtaagtagattcaagaaaatgcacagagtccttttcttcaatcagtcgccaggtttattgaaatatgcagggagtctggtcccaggtacaggacaaacaatactcaacattataatgtttgcatgacattaaatacccttctgtatagatggtccacctcccctttctctgacacttaaccaatggtcaaggtacacattattctgttaatttagtgtgtgtgtgtgtgtgtgtagtcttgtgtgacaacctctgaactcagtgcattcttcacactcctggagaaaaaaggtccataaatctgcccctttgatcccagtggcattatctctttcgatctctctgagaacctctgggtccaatgctAGTCCCTgagagccttttagcccctttatgctttgcattccaaagtcttacagcctggccccttctggtccacagcattgtttttatctttttagcttgcagtcaatgctgggcaagaaacgtgtagacacaaggtctctctatcaattgtaagcagtacatgcaatttgaaccaaacagtctgctatctgcaatattagtctcttttcagaaaaaaacaccagtatagctctgccagtccacatgcgtagcaaactgctaatcaattctcaatccatgttttccaacatgaTGAGTAATTAAACCTGAACAAATCCTGTTGTATTTTTGAGCACAGTAACTTTGTAtaataagaatacaaaaacatgtaaaaacttCTAATACAGATTTCTagtaggggtgtgcagaaactcGTACTCGGAAAAGCCATTGATTGTCCTTCCCTCgtgtttacaattgagtaccactCAATGGCAATTCCCTTTcacactgagtgttttaaaaacagatcgGAAGTATATTTTGCTCTCATACTGGGTGCTGACATTTGTACTTCCGTACTGGTGTATCAAGACTGTAAACTGACTTTTCATTGATGGGAGGAGTTTGGGTCAATATCGGTTATATATTTCCTTAACTGATTTATAGAAACAAGAATGAACACACCCTTTGCTGAAATTGCATTGCATGTTAATATCACATAATAGGTTAATTATGATGacca is part of the Polyodon spathula isolate WHYD16114869_AA chromosome 13, ASM1765450v1, whole genome shotgun sequence genome and encodes:
- the eif4e1c gene encoding eukaryotic translation initiation factor 4E family member 1c isoform X2; its protein translation is MATSEPCGTESEESTAEPTVVANPEEYMKHPLQNKWALWYFKNDKSKSWTENLRLIAKFDTVEDFWALYNHIQQPSKLGFGCDYCLFKDGIKPMWEDDRNKLGGRWLMTLNKQQRHNDLDRYWMETLLCLIGESFGEASEDVCGAVVNVRPKGDKLAIWTGNCENKEAIMTIGQQYKERLSIPSKALIGYQSHDDTSSKSGSTTKNIFTV
- the eif4e1c gene encoding eukaryotic translation initiation factor 4E family member 1c isoform X1, which gives rise to MATSEPQCGTESEESTAEPTVVANPEEYMKHPLQNKWALWYFKNDKSKSWTENLRLIAKFDTVEDFWALYNHIQQPSKLGFGCDYCLFKDGIKPMWEDDRNKLGGRWLMTLNKQQRHNDLDRYWMETLLCLIGESFGEASEDVCGAVVNVRPKGDKLAIWTGNCENKEAIMTIGQQYKERLSIPSKALIGYQSHDDTSSKSGSTTKNIFTV